The following is a genomic window from Melopsittacus undulatus isolate bMelUnd1 chromosome 8, bMelUnd1.mat.Z, whole genome shotgun sequence.
GCTGGAGGAAGGATTGTATCCCACGTTATCCTGGGTCAGGCCAGGTTAGTGGCATCCTCCTCATTCTGGTGGGAGATCAGTTGAAAAGCAGGAGGTGAATGGTCTCAGCTAAACCCTGTGTCAGCACCAGAGGAACTTCTGGGGTTTGTGCTTCATCTCCCATCTCTTCCATCCCAGTTCTGTAGATCTGGTTTCATAAGGAGCTCACTAGAGCCAGATGCCCAGTTCCTACTGAAGCCTggtgggaaagggatgggattTTCCAAAGCTGCTTAGAGCAGTTGTATGGAAGATCATGCTTCTACATCCTGTGGGGTCTCCTGAGAATCCCATCATCAGGAAAAGCTTTGGCCCTTTCTGGTTAAGCCCTGGTGTCTTTGGATGTGAGATCCCAGCAGCCAGTAGCTGCCCTTTTACCCACACTGATTGCTTGGATTAAAGGTGTTTCTTATCTCCCTTTCTTGTGTGGTAGCATTAAAAGGTGATGGATTATTTCTGTTGCAGCCTCTTGCAGACATATATGGCTGATCCTGGATAGGTCCATATAATGCACCAGCTTGAAGATGGTGCTGGGTGGAAGAACCAAGCCCCAGAAGTGGCTGGGTCCTTTTGGGGTATCTCACTGCCTCCTTGTCCCCAGGTCATGCGCTACCAGGTGCTGCTGTCACTGATGCTGTCCAGCCAGACCAAGGACCAGGTGACATGGGCTGCAATGCTGCGTCTCCGGCAGCACGGCCTCACCGTCGACAGCATTTTGCAGATGGATGATGCCACACTTGGACAGATCATTTATCCCGTGGGATTCTGGAGGGTGAGTGCCTATAGAAGAACCCTTCACTGCCCTCTGCTCCCATGCAGTTGTCTGAGGTGGCTCAGAGGCCCTGGGGGGAGCTCAGATGGCTGCAGGATTGTCCTTGTGGCAGGAGAGGgtgaaggagaaagcaaagatcTCAGTCTGCCTTTCACACACTCCAGTTTGTGCCTCACATTAGGAATGGTttggtttctgtgctgtttgccTCCTCTCCCTGTATTTGAAGGCACAGATACAGCTGGATTgtctccctttccccttgctctTCCAGAACAAGGTGAAGTACATCAAGCAGACAACAGCCATCCTGAAGCAGAAGTACGGCGGAGACATCCCAAGGACCGTGGAGGAGCTGGTGCAGCTGCCAGGAGTCGGGCCCAAGATGGCTTACTTGGCCATGAACATTGCCTGGGACAGCGTGTCTGGGATAGGTAGGTGGGACCATGTTTTTCCCGTTCCTTTCCTAAATCCTGCCTCTCCTAAGTCCTCCTGTATTCCCCACACAGCAGGAAGCATTGCAGCTGGGTAAACTGCCTGCCGATAGCATCGCTTTAGTCATCTGCAGAGTATTTGGGTGGGTGAAGGATGTGACCCTCAGCCACTCACAGTGGTTGTGTTGCTGTAGGACTTAAGCATGGATCCAGCTACTATTTTCCCCCAATTCAATAGCAGAAATCCACAGGGACAGccattccctccctccttcagATGCTGGTGGGCAGTACAAGTACTGCCTAATTGGGTTGGTATCCAAAGAGATGTGCTAGCAGAGTAATGCTTTGATATCTCTTTGGTGTCGAGTCAGAGGTGGAGGGAAATATGGGATTTGGGGATAGTTGTAGGACAGTCTGAAGCTGTTTGTTAATGGGGTTGCTTCTGTTTGAACAAATCTCATTGGGATTTCTGTTTGACAAAAGCAGTTGGAGGGTAGAAGCAGGGCTTAGTCAGAATTGCCATTAGAAATCAGTCAGTCATGATGGGCTGTAGAGGGAAATGGTCTCAGGCAATCCATTGGTCTGGTTTAGTTCCTGCAGCTGTCTAAGAGGTGAGCACAGCTCCATGTGTTTATTTGCCATGTTTATTgtgcacagagcacagcagagcacagagctgtgccCCTGGAGCCGTCTGCTTTAGCTGGGAGgaagatgacctttgaaggtcccttccaacccaaactgttcccTCATTCTAAGCCTGTGGTGGAGCGAGCCCAGGCCAGAGCCAGGGCAGGTTTGCTCCTGTCTGATGCTGCTTtatggagcagggctggcagcagagctcccGCAGCAGCCAGCAGATGGGGCtggatgctcagctgcagtgtCCCAGCCTGAGGACCTCTGGGGACACATTAATATTCCAAGTGTAGTCGCTGCTTATGGAGGAGCAATAGGAATGGTGCCACCTGATGAATGCCTGCTGCGAGCACACAGCCCAGGGCTCATtcctgcagccccactgctgcccatcAGCTGTACCAGACATGGCTGTAGATTCAGATTGGGGTCTGATGTTCTCTCCCTGCTGTGGGGGAGGGAAGTCCAGAAGGAGCCAAACAGAGCAACTGTTTTCCAAATAATGGTGTGCTCAGTTTTGATTTAGGAGGCAAGACTTTGTCTTCCTGTTTACAGCAATTTCCTGGGTTTTGCCCAATTAGCCATAGAGACAGGTTTATCGCTGCTGATCTAACAATAATATACTTTGCATTCAGGGCTTTTTAGCTCAAAGCCCTTTCTAAACATTTGTTTAAGCCTCACAAACCCTCTTGTGTCGGTAGGTATtatgaaatgtgttttccatcTGGGTAAACTAAAGGGCAGAGATTGCAGCTTGTGTAACATCAGCTGAAACACAGGGAGGAAGAGAACCTGGGACAGGCTGCCCTGTGCCTGCTCGGATGGAGCAAGCAAACCTTTGAAGGAAGGTTGGGTCAGGTTGAGTGTGTCACTGGTGGGTGGTAGGAGAGATCCATCCCACCTTGCGTTTGGCCCTGGGCCTAGGGAGAAAGCAGCACATTTGCTCTGTGAATAAGCCTCCCCTCCTGTTCCACCTTCCCCATGAGGGATCCCATGCAGGGCACTGGACCTGGTGTGCTGTGACTGCAGCTTTTGGCTGTGCTCTCTCTGTTCAGGTGTGTCTGCCCCCACCTAAACTCTGGGCTCTCCCTTCCTTAGCTGTGGACACTCACGTGCACAGGATCTCCAACAGGCTGAAGTGGGTGAAGAAGGAGACCAAATACCCTGAGGAGACTCGGGTGGCACTGGAGGAATGGCTGCCCAGGTGAGCCTCcttcctccaccaccaccaccaccaaggCTCTCACTGCCTGCAGGAGCCAGGTCTGCACACAGTCCTGTTTGTAGCCTTTCCAGTGACTGCATTTCAGGTCCCTCTTCTTCATGGGGTCTGCTCTGCAGTTGTTTCTCCTCTCCCAAagagctgcagcatctcagctCTGTGATTGTTTCCTGGCTATCAGGCACTGCTGTAGCCAGGTACCTGAAGGGCTCAATGCCCAGTTCTTACCTTGACAAGTTTAGCATGACCCAAGCCAGGTGCCTTTGTACACAGGCCCTTCCTGAGTGCAGTGgccacagcagcaccaaagcAGGGTTGGATTCTGGCCTTCACTGAGGCTTAATCTTCAGCATCACATACCAGTTGATGGGTACCCTTCCACCTCCGCATCTGTCACGTGTCGTAGCACAAGAGAATGATCACAGGCACTTTGTATGCCCAtcctctgctccccagcccaGTCCAGAGGGCTcaggacaggctgggagagctgttcTTAGCAGGAGGCTGGGAGCCGCCTCCAGGCGcctgggaagccaggaggaacaGGCAGTAGGCGAAAGGGATCCATTTGGAAGCACGGGCTGTTCTTCAACCCCTCCAAGCAGCTGTATGGGGCTCATGTTTTCTCCTCTCATTGCAGGGATCTCTGGAGGGAGATAAACTGGCTCCTGGTGGGCTTTGGCCAGCAGACCTGCCTGCCCGTGAAGCCGCGCTGCACCGAGTGCCTCAATCAAGACATTTGCCCAGCTGCTAAGAGGCACTGAGGGGTCCATCTGGTCCTTGGAGAGCAGTAAAGCTGCTTCAGCTCAGCAGTAGCCCGGagctgagccctggcacagctgtgCATTGCACGGGGCTGGCTGTGTGACTGCAGGGAAACAGGagcctgctgcagccagctcagcaTCACTGGGGAGCGAGCAGCCGCTGGCAAGGGCTGAGCTCTCAGAGGAAAAAGGGGCTTTCAGAGTGCAGCAGTCCTGCTGGGTCACGGCTGAAGGCTCCAGCCCTGTGTGAATGCCTGAGTATgccccagctgtgctgcagcaggaggagctggagaggaGAGCTTTGTCCTGGAggacttgctgctgctgctgcttgtaaATACACGTGTAATAAAGGTGGTGGGGTGTTTCTACCCATGAGGTTTGCTGGCATCTGTGCAAGGTAGGGCACAGGGGACCTCACCACAGTGTGAGAGCAGAGCAACCAGCCCTGCCAGATGAGAGCAGGCAGCACACAACATGCGCAGGCAGCAAGGGGCACTGTGATGAGTAAGGTACAACCAAAGCCTTGAGGAGCCAGGATCAGAGGAGGGCATTACCTGGACAAGTGACGTGGGTCCTGGTAGAAGAGTAGGGACAACAGGAGACAAACCAGCATCACTGTGAGCTCAGCTTCGGGGTAAGCCAGGAAGGGTTACAGTGGCCACAGGCTGGTGTGTGCCTCGGAAGCTGACAGGAGGGACACCACCACCGTCAGTGTTTTGTTCTTCAAAGAAAGGGCAGCGCTGACTTCATTGTAGAGCTTCAAAGGAACAATTCCAGCTACTCTTTAAACAGGCGAGGGAGGAAGCAAAGTTTATAATGGGCTAAAGGAGGCTGTAATTCCGCTCTCGAGTTCCCTACCAAACAGATGAGGAGCGAGCAAATAAGTACTTGGTACATGGGAAAACGAAGTTTATTACTGACATTACAGTGTACATTATGGTTTGCAATGCAGCTGACAGCCTTATACTTTATTGATTTTTTCCAAGTTAAAGGTACAGGAACTGAATGATTATTACTGAGCTACAAGATGTCAGGAAGACGCTAAGTGCTTTAACCAGGAGCAGTTTCCATGGACTAAGCAGAGATTAAGATTTAAGAATCTTATCAGTACACATTTGCACACCTGATTTCCTTTGATCTGCATTCAAAACTACACATTCTCTTTTGTCCCCCCCCTCAGCTACAGCGGTGCAGCCTGGTGTGAGAAACGGGCTATGTACAAACAGGTCTTTGCTCTCTGACATGCATCAGAGTGAGACATTGaggctggtgggatggggaacGTTCTGCCCTGTGCAGACCAGGGTTTTGGCTATGCAGGCACGGGAAGCAACGTGCACACCCTGGGAAAGGGCTCCTTCAAGAGATTACTGACTTACAGAAGGAAGTATTTGGGAAGGGGAGCAGAAAGAGCAGGGAATTGTCTTGGAACACAAGGGAAGAGGTGTCTTAATGGCAGAGTCCTGGAGGGGAGGCAAACCTCTGCATCCTGAGCCACCATCCCACTGCCAGTCTCACCCTATAGCCAAACACCTGCACCACTTCCTCTCCCAAGTCACTATTTCCAACCTGTTCAGCCCATCCATGCTCCTATAAAGGATAACTTCCATAAGAAAGAACTCACCTCCTTCACCCCTGAGGCTCTCCTCACTCTCCTGTCAGCCAAGTGTCCCTGCCCTGCACCACCCCATTGCTGTGCTGAGCCTGACCCCCTACAAGGGAGAGCAGTGAATGTTCTAAGGCACCTTATAGCTCAATATGTGGGCAGTGCACACAGAGCCATTACAATATCCATAAGACACCAATCAATCCAAAGGCCACGGGCTTGTAATGCAGGGCAAAATCACAGCCATGTGCTTTTAAATAGTCATCCAAGGGATTGCTGCCATTTGCCTTTAGCTTGGGAAAGTGGTTTTGTACTCAACTGTCCCCCTGTgcccagccccttcccactgCTGCCATGGCATTTGAGATGAGATatggggcagcagagctgctggggcacaggagggatggggcagccccatcaTGACTGGGTCACTGCTGTCATAGAACAACTCTGCAACCTGTGAGAGGGTTATAGTTGAGcttcatcctcctccctcccttaCAGCCAAAGGCAAGTAATAAAGAGCTTAAATGGGCTTAATTTGTAATGCTTTAACAATATGTTTTTGAGGTTCTATTACCAAGAGCAGGGTGTTCCCAAAGGAGGCCACAGAAAGCCAAAGCAATTGCCCACTCCCTAACACCACTGCCTGCTTCATATCCAGCCCCACAGAGACCTCAGGCTTCCGAGGACACCTTCCTATTGTCCAGACAGACCCAGTTACAGGATGGAGACACCCAACACCAGCTCCAAGTCTGGAGCCCAAATACCAGAAGTAACAAACCAGACGGGACAAGGACCCTGCTCCAGAGCCCAGCACCAATCCCACAGCTACCACCTCATCCCCATGTTCCTCCCTGGAAACAGATGCTGGGTTGTGCTCATTTCCAAGTCCAAAGAGGTTGTGCAGCATCTCATGGCTCTTGtcctcctgcagtgctgctggagccaggcaggcagcactgctCCTCACATCATAGGGCAGAATTGGCCCCGCTCCCTGCCTTCCCCCAGCGCTCAGCACCGCACTGATGGTGTGAATGGTGAGCCCTGGGGTGTCTGGGGTTTGTGTTTAAATCctgccctctctgctctgcagagctgtcaggGATGAAAAAGGGCTTTTCTCACCCAGGCAGATGTCACTGGTGGGGAAGGAGGTTCCTAAACTAACCAGAAACATATGGGACTTCACttaaaaacccaagaaaacaacaaaacaacctttttcatttccagagcAAAGCCAACAAGAGCCATTTACAGCCACTGTCCATGTTCCCATCGCGTGAGCAGAGAATGGGGTGCTGGCGAGGGCTGCCAGGTATACCCCAGCCTACAGGTCCCCACCACGATGGGGGTATGAGGCCGTACAACATCGCACAAGGGCAGGGAGCATCCCATGGGGCTCAGCCTGGGACACccacaaaccaaacacacaccCCAAATACAACTAGAAAAAGGTAATAGAAGCCTAAATGATGCAGGTAGTAAAGAGTTAAACTCTTCCAGTCCTTTCTCATAGGAACAGGGGACGGCGGGCAGCCAGAGCGAGCAAGAAGAGGAGCTTTGGTCACATTTGTCTTATGAGAATCGCTGGTgagtaacaacaacaataataataacaacaataataataaaaaatacaaaataaaggaCTTTAAAATACGCCTTGTAAAGCAACCAGTGAAGAGCAGAGCACAAAGCATCTCACGTGGACACTGAAGGACAGGGCGTAGGCACCTCAGAATGTCCAGGCTGGGGCAGGATTGAGGTGGACGGTGGCCACCAGCAAGGCTCAGAAGTTGCTGAATATCTCCCTCTTCTTGTTCCAGTCCATCTGCGGAGCTCTCTTCTTCACACGCTTGGCCCTCACCTTCTCCTTGGCCTCGGCAGCCGTTGGGCTCAGGGACAAGCCGCTCTCCTCAAATGGGTCTTTCTTCTCTATGTCTCCATCCTGCGTGGAGAAGGGAGTGAAGCTGTCAGCATCCCATTACCACCACCACAGCATGGCCATGGTGTCCTGCACACCCCAGGAGaggtgtttctgcagcacagaccATGAGCAAACACTCGGGGTGGGTTATTTTGGAGCAGAAGGTCAAAGTCCCTCCTCCACACTGGGGCTGTGGTTTCAGTGGCGGCAGCAGCATCCGTGTGGCCATGGAGTTAATGATGGCATTGCACCTTGTGGGTGGCTTTCTTTGCCCCACCTGAAGAATGGGTGGAAGTGGAAAAGTGGGAACACAGAAGCTGCtgccaggggaaaaaagagctgctctgcttgtcTGCTGGGATAATGGTGCAGCAGGTGAAAATAGGGAAACATGGAATggttcatgttggaagggagcttaaagctcctccagttccaaccccttccactggagcagctgctccaagcccctgtgtccaacctggccttgagcactgccagggatggggcagccacagcttctctgggcaccctgtgccagcacctcagcaccctcccagggaacagcttctgcctcagagctcagctcagtctcccctctcttgggcaggttcaagccattccccttggcctgtccctacaggcccttgtcccaagcccctctccaggttcctgcagcccctttaggcactggagctgctctcaggtttccccttctcttgtccaggctgccccagcccagctctctcagcctggctccagagcagggatgctccagcccctgcagcagctccacgtccctcttgtgctgttgccccagagccAGACACAGGATGGGGGGGTCTGAGCTAAGGCACACGCTGCCTTCCATGTGAAGGTAGCATCTACACCTGCCTACACTCACTGCTGCCCGACCACACACAGCTCCAATGTAATGATTGCACAAACCCTGCTGATAACCATGGGCAGGTCTTCCACAGCACTGCGAGATAATGGCTCTGGCTTAACGAATGCAAAGTGAATGGGGTGGTGGCTTCAATGAGCACACCAGGCTAAGAGacaccagccccagcacctcTGGTGCCGAGGGGACACAGCCACCTGTGAAACACCCCAATGGAGGATGTGCTGCTCTCAGCCTGGTTTCCCAAAGGCAGCAGCCATTGGATCAGGACGTGTGTTATTTAATGCTCAGGGACACATGGATATGCCAGACTGCAGGCGCTCGGCCATGGCTAGGCACAGATGGCCTTCGAGGCTCCACCGGAGGAACAACCCAGTCCTGCAGTCACCAAATCCATGCTCCTCCCATCTCCAGCAGCTCTTTCTACACTGATAAactccctgtgctccaggctaACAGCTCCTTGccttgctttcatttcagcCTGCCTTGGTAGCAGCACTTGAACCTCacagctccatcctcctgccctgTAGCCTGTCAGTACAACTACACCCCCCATAGACATCCTTTCATCTGGCCTTGAAAAGCCATCCTGAAGGGGTGATGGATGCATCCCAGCAATGCAGACACCCCCATACCGGAACCAGTGCTGTGACAGCTCATGGCTCCATTGCATGCACATCTACAGTGCAAGGGATGAAAGCAACCTGGGTTTTGTTGCTGGGTGGATGTAAATGTACCCAAGTCTGTgagataaaactga
Proteins encoded in this region:
- the NTHL1 gene encoding endonuclease III-like protein 1 isoform X1; the protein is MCAAGVTGSGRAAARRLGRAGEAAGAPQPGSIPRRSSRRRRSVPIAYECGDEQGVSEPQRTRWEPKDWRQQLERIREMRRSRDAPVDGMGVEKCYDSSAPPQVMRYQVLLSLMLSSQTKDQVTWAAMLRLRQHGLTVDSILQMDDATLGQIIYPVGFWRNKVKYIKQTTAILKQKYGGDIPRTVEELVQLPGVGPKMAYLAMNIAWDSVSGIAVDTHVHRISNRLKWVKKETKYPEETRVALEEWLPRDLWREINWLLVGFGQQTCLPVKPRCTECLNQDICPAAKRH
- the NTHL1 gene encoding endonuclease III-like protein 1 isoform X2, with amino-acid sequence MCAAGVTGSGRAAARRLGRAGEAAGAPQPGSIPRRSSRRRRSVPIAYECGDEQGVSEPQRTRWEPKDWRQQLERIREMRRSRDAPVDGMGVEKCYDSSAPPQNKVKYIKQTTAILKQKYGGDIPRTVEELVQLPGVGPKMAYLAMNIAWDSVSGIAVDTHVHRISNRLKWVKKETKYPEETRVALEEWLPRDLWREINWLLVGFGQQTCLPVKPRCTECLNQDICPAAKRH